A section of the Salvelinus fontinalis isolate EN_2023a chromosome 33, ASM2944872v1, whole genome shotgun sequence genome encodes:
- the LOC129831912 gene encoding bromodomain and WD repeat-containing protein 3-like isoform X2, with protein sequence MPLTCKDPPNLVEVYRGRELTGTQRFSTVNPVSNYQHMRMHRRILGHLSAVYCIAFDRTGLRIFTGSDDCLVKIWSSFDGRLHSTLRGHSAEISDLAVSFENTLMAAGSCDKTIRVWCLRTCAPMAVLQGHSGSITSLQFSPFAKGSKRYLVSTGTDATICFWQWDVNNIHFSDRPQKFTERPRPGVQMVCSSFSPGGMFLATGSTDDVIRIYYLGGGNPEKISELHEHTDKVDSIQFCHSGERFVSGSRDGTARIWRLTQRQQWRSLLLNMNATLPGSEHATNEESFFKPKVTMVAWDRHDNSVITAVNNHILKVWNSYTGQLLHILKGHEAEVFVLEPHPSDPRIMLSAGHDGNVFIWDIVRGTKTQHYFNMIEGQGHGAVFDCKFTPDGQRFACTDSHGHLVIFGFGSSKPYEKLPDQVFFHTDYRPLIRDANGFVLDEQTQQAPHLMPPPFLVDVDGNPHPPRYQRLVPGRENIADEHLVPQLGYVATSDGEVMEQVISQLTTDHEEATARRSILDDTIRQLQEQQDRQSRPGTLAPAPSTPRRASVNERGAAEVQSSPNVGLRRSGQVEGVRQMHQNAPRSQMATERDLQAWRRRVVVPELSSSSYSYQDDFRITKGEEEIALYNAKKRRVTYGSCRDDSEDELPCIKRAQSRKKQKVFQQSRDGIVEELIEFSCEEGEGTTTSEDHEMECSELDSSNEEEEWKSDSSSHSSSEYSDWTADAGINLQPSTPVSSRKRVRRQFSSSEEEEIEEEEKQQSEDEERPPQTSKQKSKKPKRPKARPSINREVSNEFRPSTWITDVIPRKSPFVPQMGDEVIYFRQGHEAYVEAVNRNNLYPINMEKQPWRKMELRDQEFVKITGIKYEVCPPTLCRLKLTLIDHGTRKITDKSFYVKYHDMPDVIDFLVLRQSYDEARSRVWQPNDRFRSVIDDAWWFGIIVCQEPYQPEYPDSHFQCFKVRWDNGETEKLSPWDVEAIPEDAQQPECVGGGVPVTAEEMREVMYKPQTGEWGERSRDDECERIIAGIDQLITVDIVAPFSGPVDIVQYPTYCTVIAFPTDLSTIRLRLLSRFYRRLSAVVWDARYIVHNARTFNEPRSKIAHSAKLITDVLLKFINRPSCTDIMEIYNAIEDMDYTDDEDLEEAPGPSSGHRLCQRSSETVPDPDSWKGQCKRLMNYVFECEDSEPFRKPVDPTSYPDYLSIIDTPMDFGMVKGTLEEDRYENPMELCKDTLLIFANAKAFTPNKRSKIYSMTLRLSAFFEERIRTIISQYKTAVKSSEKLRRSQRFRKKLQHHESAAPSTDTTSQKRTALKTQEKVEAALTTKSTLAKVSAPERTRRRSHSSDSSGHSSSEASSRSDSEIYSELYMSDSEEEKRPRSSQHHHSRETRGTRRVTRNNGAKKKKIAESESESSNEREESGDGEKLSNSMSRRFPSRSSTRLTRNNAVTHRKHTKRPERGSQMNGHSRTFGRERRRGNNSERSPSQGTDTYREEEENVGRRTLKRKTARAAVNKMKLLEVSEEDYGSASEDEDKHRRKSSRHATRVSKRTAVIQSSSESEDQSSASGSEDPSSAQSSKKGKDSSGDWENNEDSIESEASSSRCHQNGESKNSSSRRTTRQAAGTGDDLSHVNGYNTKYQPADSNSEKEDEESSDGEEGEEEETIVSQKSSRSTATAAVSKSRTCITSYVAEEKSGSRKRQHTTRDHNAQKHPHKNGRKVEKEHPKDSEKNCKLPSKSQEQTSASTHKQDGPESEELSDTPKRSSFRKKRLKSEEEEDGEEDEADSNHSYVESEGESNKKPPLRNKRQIRNDSVSESEEEEVVPNRRARRKLHASSEEESDGKEKHSPSMRPCLRAQPKKKYINEDSEDLDSEEDLDSEMQGSCKNGKSKTVSHKGYQRNRRKASPAATKRQSSSKRKRIYTSDSSENPDEKKQCMRKDKAKSYCDKDERETNRSNSKHPKKESRSKSEPEDGNSQEDASSQGSEEEVECPRWKRRLERQKRKRKESCSSSAHSSASESEEEEESSASEKSSASSGSQNSTKRKSHKRSSVSEKGVARHSRQRRRDASEADSDQSYKEPQSGTHIKTRNRGKRTVTYHDSE encoded by the exons ATGCCTTTGACCTGCAAGGATCCTCCAAATCTAG TGGAGGTGTACAGAGGAAGGGAGCTAACAGGTACTCAACGGTTCAGCACTGTGAACCCTGTGAGCAACTATCAGCACATGCGGATGCACAGGAGGATTCTGGGTCATCTGTCTGCAGTCTACTGCATTGCTTTTGATCGGACCGGTCTCAGGATTTTCACC GGCTCGGACGACTGCTTGGTGAAGATATGGTCTTCGTTTGACGGGAGGCTTCACTCAACCCTGCGAGGACATTCTGCTGAGATCTCAGACCTGGCTGTCAGCTTTGAGAATACCTTGATGGCAGCTGGCAGCTGTGACAAAACCATTAGAGTGTGGTGCCTTCGTACCTGTGCACCTATGGCTGTCCTACAGGGGCACAGTGGATCCATTACCTCCCTACAG TTCTCACCGTTTGCCAAGGGCTCAAAGAGATACCTGGTGTCCACTGGAACTGATGCAACAATCTGCTTTTGGCAGTGGGATGTCAATAACATACATTTCAG TGATCGCCCACAGAAGTTTACAGAGCGACCCAGGCCGGGAGTTCAGATGGTGTGCTCATCATTCAGTCCAG GTGGCATGTTCTTAGCGACGGGAAGTACTGACGATGTCATCAGAATATATTACCTGGGAGGTGGGAACCCTGAAAAAATATCAGAGCTTCATGAACACACG GACAAGGTTGACAGCATCCAATTTTGCCACTCAGGAGAAAG GTTTGTGAGTGGCAGTCGAGATGGCACAGCACGCATCTGGAGGCTGACTCAGCGTCAGCAGTGGAGGAGCCTTCTTCTCAACATGAATGCCACTCTACCAGG CTCAGAACACGCGACCAATGAGGAAAGCTTTTTCAAGCCCAAGGTCACCATGGTAGCGTGGGATCGCCATGACAACTCAGTAATCACAGCGGTCAACAACCATATCCTCAAAGTGTGGAACTCCTACACGGGCCAGCTGCTACATATCCTTAAA GGCCATGAGGCTGAGGTGTTTGTCCTGGAGCCCCACCCCTCAGATCCCAGGATCATGCTGTCTGCTGGCCACGACGGAAACGTCTTCATCTGGGACATCGTCCGGGGCACAAAGACACAGCACTACTTCAACATG ATTGAGGGCCAGGGTCATGGTGCTGTCTTTGACTGCAAGTTCACTCCCGACGGCCAGCGCTTTGCCTGCACAGACTCCCACGGTCATCTGGTCATTTTCGGCTTTGGGAGCTCCAAGCCATACGAGAAG CTTCCAGATCAGGTGTTTTTCCACACCGACTATCGGCCACTGATCCGGGACGCCAACGGCTTTGTGTTGGATGAGCAGACCCAGCAGGCACCCCACCTCATGCCCCCTCCCTTCCTGGTGGATGTGGATGGGAACCCCCACCCCCCTAGATACCAGCGGCTGGTCCCTGGGAGGGAGAACATTGCAGACGAACACCTGGTGCCTCAGCTGGGATATGTTGCCACAA GTGATGGCGAGGTAATGGAGCAGGTGATCAGTCAGCTGACCACAGACCATGAGGAGGCCACGGCCAGACGCAGCATTCTGGACGACACCATCAGGCAGCTGCAGGAGCAGCAAGACAGGCAGAGCAGACCAGGGACACTAGCCCCAGCACCCAGCACCCCACGCAGAG CATCAGTGAATGAGCGAGGTGCAGCTGAGGTGCAGTCGTCCCCTAACGTGGGTCTGAGGCGCAGTGGGCAGGTGGAGGGGGTGAGACAGATGCACCAGAATGCCCCTCGCAGCCAGATGGCCACGGAGAGGGACCTGCAGGCCTGGAGACGCAGGGTGGTGGTACCTGAGCTCTCATCCAGCAGTTACAG TTACCAGGATGACTTCCGAATTacaaaaggagaggaggagattgcCTTATACAATGCAAAGAAACGCCGTGTGACATACGGCAGTTGTAGA GATGATTCTGAAGATGAACTGCCTTGCATCAAACGAGCACAGTCCCGCAAAAAGCAAAAAGTCTTCCAGCAGAGCAGAGATGGCATTGTGGAGGAATTAATCGAGTTCTcctgtgaggagggagaggggaccaCAACATCAGAG GACCATGAGATGGAGTGCAGTGAACTGGATTCATCCAATGAGGAAGAGGAATGGAAAAGTGACAGTTCAAG CCACTCGTCCAGTGAGTACTCTGACTGGACAGCAGACGCTGGGATTAACCTGCAGCCCTCCACTCCCGTGTCATCACGGAAACGAGTTCGCCGCCAGTTTAGCAGCTCGGAAGAGGAAGAGATcgaggaggaagagaagcagcaaaGTGAGGATGAGGAACGACCACCTCAGACTAGCAAGCAGAAATCCAAGAAGCCCAAG CGGCCTAAAGCCAGGCCGTCGATCAACAGAGAAGTCTCCAATGAGTTCAGACCCTCAACGTGGATCACTGATGTCATTCCCAGGAAGTCTCCCTTCGTTCCCCAGATGGGTGATGAG gtaATCTATTTCCGCCAGGGTCACGAGGCGTATGTGGAGGCGGTGAACAGGAACAACCTGTACCCCATTAACATGGAGAAACAGCCCTGGAGGAAGATGGAGCTGAGG gACCAAGAATTTGTTAAAATAACTGGGATCAAGTATGAAGTGTGCCCTCCGACACTCTGCCGCCTGAAACTGACGCTCATTGACCACGGCACacgcaaaatcacagacaaatCATTTTATGTCAA GTATCATGACATGCCAGATGTGATTGACTTCCTCGTGCTTCGGCAGAGTTATGACGAAGCACGCAGTAGAGTCTGGCAGCCAA ATGACAGATTCCGGTCCGTAATAGATGATGCCTGGTGGTTTGGGATCATTGTTTGTCAGGAGCCATATCAGCCTGAATATCCAGACAGTCATTTCCAGTGCTTCAAAGTCCG ATGGGACAATGGTGAAACGGAGAAGCTAAGTCCTTGGGATGTGGAAGCTATTCCAGAGGATG CCCAGCAACCTGAGTGTGTAGGTGGAGGGGTTCCAGTGACagcagaggagatgagagaggtcATGTATAAACCACAGACAGGAGAGTGGGGTGAGAGGAGCAGAGATGACGAGTGTGAACGCATCATAGCAGGCATTGACCAACTCATCACTGTCG ATATTGTAGCCCCATTCTCTGGCCCGGTGGACATAGTTCAATACCCAACGTACTGCACGGTGATAGCCTTCCCCACAGACCTGAGCACCATCAGACTGAGACTGTTGAGTAGGTTCTACAGGCGACTGTCCGCTGTAGTTTGGGATGCCAGATACATTGTGCACAACGCCCGGACCTTCAATGAGCCAAGGAGCAAGATAGCCCATTCAGCAAAACTTATTACAGATGTCCTGCTAAAGTTTATCAA TCGACCTAGCTGTACAGATATCATGGAGATCTACAATGCAATTGAAGACATGGACTACACGGATGATGAG GACCTGGAAGAGGCACCAGGCCCCTCTTCTGGACACAGACTGTGCCAG CGCTCTTCGGAGACGGTACCTGACCCAGACTCCTGGAAGGGGCAGTGCAAACGCCTTATGAACTATGTCTTTGAGTGTGAGGACTCTGAGCCCTTCAGAAAGCCTGTGGATCCTACCTCCTACCCA GACTACCTTAGCATCATTGACACACCCATGGACTTTGGGATGGTGAAGGGGACCCTTGAGGAGGACCGTTATGAAAACCCCATGGAGCTCTGCAAAGACACACTTCTGATATTTGCCAATGCTAAAGCCTTCACACCAAACAAACGCTCAAAG ATCTACAGTATGACTTTACGGCTCTCTGCATTCTTCGAAGAGCGAATCAGAACAATCATATCGCAATACAAAACTGCCGTCAAGAGCAGCGAGAAGCTCCGCCGCAGCCAGAGGTTCCGAAAGAAGCTTCAGCACCACGAGTCTGCTGCACCCAGCACTGACACCACAAG TCAAAAGAGGACTGCTCTGAAAACTCAGGAAAAAGTGGAAGCGGCGTTGACGACCAAATCTACCTTAGCCAAAGTGTCTGCTCCTGAGAGAACCAGGAGGAGGAGCCACAGCAGTGACAGCTCAGGCCACAGCTCTTCTGAAGCTTCCTCAAGGTCAGACTCTGAGATTTACAGTGAGTTATATATGAGTGACTCTGAAGAAGAGAAACGCCCGAGGTCCTCACAGCACCATCACAGTAGAGAGACCAGGGGAACCAGAAGAGTCACCAGGAACAATGgggcaaagaagaaaaaaa TTGCTGAGAGCGAGAGTGAGTCCTCCAATGAGCGGGAGGAGAGTGGGGACGGTGAGAAGTTGTCCAACTCAATGTCTCGCCGATTTCCCAGCAGGTCCAGCACCAGGCTAACCAGGAACAATGCTGTTACCCATAGGAAGCATACCAAACGGCCAG AGAGGGGTTCCCAGATGAACGGTCACAGCAGAACATTTGGGCGAGAGAGGCGACGAGGAAACAACTCTGAGAGATCACCATCCCAGGGTACAGACActtacagggaggaggaggagaatgtggGCCGCAGGACATTGAAAAGGAAGACTGCCAGGGCAGCCGTCAACAAGATGAAGCTTCTGGAAGTCTCTGAGGAAGACTATGGTTCAGCCTCTGAGGATGAGGACAAACATAGGCGGAAAAGCAGCCGCCATGCGACCCGAGTCAGCAAACGCACTGCCGTGATCCAGAGCAGCTCTGAATCCGAGGATCAGTCATCAGCCTCTGGATCCGAGGATCCGTCATCAGCACAGA GTTCTAAAAAAGGCAAGGATTCATCGGGTGATTGGGAGAACAATGAGGACAGTATTGAGAGTGAAGCTTCATCCTCTCGTTGCCATCAGAATGGAGAGAGTAAGAACTCCAGCAGCCGCAGGACGACCAGACAAGCTGCAGGGACGGGGG ATGATTTGTCTCATGTAAATGGCTACAACACAAAATATCAACCGGCTGATAGTAACTCTGagaaagaggatgaggagagctcTGATGGtgaagaaggggaggaggaagaaACTATTGTGTCTCAGAAGTCCTCCAGAAGCACCGCAACTGCTGCAGTGAGCAAAAGTAGAACTTGCATTACCAGTTATGTGGCGGAAGAGAAGTCTGGCTCCAGAAAGAGACAACACACAACACGAGACCACAATGCTCAAAAGCACCCTCACAAAAATGGGAGGAAGGTGGAGAAAGAACATCCTAAAGACTCTGAGAAAAATTGTAAATTACCATCAAAAAGCCAAGAGCAAACATCTGCCTCAACCCACAAACAGGATGGCCCTGAATCAGAGGAACTCAGTGACACTCCAAAGAGATCAAGCTTTCGCAAGAAAAGACTCAagtctgaagaggaggaagatggggAGGAAGACGAAGCAGACAGCAACCATTCATACGTTGAATCGGAGGGAGAATCCAATAAAAAACCTCCATTGCGAAACAAAAGACAGATTCGCAATGACTCTGTTTCAGAGAGCGAGGAGGAGGAAGTTGTACCCAACAGGAGAGCAAGGAGGAAACTGCATGCTTCCTCAGAGGAAGAATCTGATGGGAAGGAGAAGCATAGCCCTAGCATGCGGCCTTGCCTTCGAGCCCAACCAAAAAAGAAATATATCAATGAAGACTCTGAGGACTTGGACTCTGAGGAGGACTTGGACTCTGAGATGCAAGGCAGTTGTAAGAATGGGAAGAGCAAAACTGTTTCACATAAAGGATATCAACGCAACCGAAGAAAAGCCTCCCCAGCTGCTACAAAACGACAGTCCTCTTCCAAGAGAAAACGCATTTACACCTCAGACTCCTCAGAGAACCCTGATGAAAAGAAACAGTGCATGCGCAAGGATAAGGCTAAGAGCTACTGTGATAAGGACGAGAGAGAGACTAACCGATCCAACTCAAAGCACCCCAAGAAGGAATCTCGATCCAAGTCAGAACCCGAGGACGGTAATAGTCAGGAAGATGCCTCTTCTCAAGGGTCAGAGGAGGAGGTTGAGTGTCCGAGGTGGAAGAGACGTTTGGAGCGACAGAAACGCAAGCGAAAAGAAAGCTGCAGCAGCAGTGCCCACAGTTCTGCCTCTGAaagcgaggaggaggaagagtccTCTGCCTCTGAGAAGTCCTCTGCTAGCTCAGGTTCCCAGAACAGTACAAAGAGAAAAAGTCACAAGAGGTCAAGTGTCAGCGAAAAGGGTGTCGCCCGCCACTCTCGACAACGCAGGAGGGATGCCTCTGAGGCAGACAGCGACCAGTCGTACAAGGAACCCCAGAGTGGAACACATATCAAGACCCGAAACCGTGGCAAACGGACGGTGACATATCACGACAGCGAATGA